The nucleotide sequence ATGTTTAGCGCTTGTTTTTTTGTCAGTAAAATCTTTTGGTGTGATTTTAGAATCGAAAGTCACTTTAATGAGTTGTTTGTTACTTTCTTTACTTTTTATGGAGTTGATTTGATCATTGGCAACAATATTACCATCGTTAATAATGATGATTCGGTCACAAATGGCTTCAACCTCTTGCATAATATGAGTGGAAAGTAATACCGTTTTATCTTTAGCGAAAGATTTAATCAGTGCTCTGATTTCTACAAGTTGGTTGGGGTCTAGCCCACTTGTTGGTTCATCTAAAATAAGGACTTCAGGATTGTGAAGCATAGCTTGAGCAAGTCCAACTCTTTGACGGTATCCTTTAGATAAAGTTCCTATCTTTTTGTTTTGTTCTTTGTCTAAGCCCACTGCATGTATCATTTCCTTTACACGTTCTTTTGGTGTGTCGATTCTATGAAGCCTTGCTAGAAATAGCAAATACTCCTTAACATACATGTCAGTATACAACGGATTGTGCTCTGGTAAGTACCCTACTTTCTCTTTGACTTCAAGTGGTTTTTTTATGGTGTCTATTCCACAGATCGAAATCGTACCACTATTTTGGGGAATATAAGTTGTAATCATCTTCATGGTTGTCGACTTTCCAGCTCCATTTGGTCCCAGAAAACCAACTATTTCTCCCGATTGGATTTCAAAACTGATGTCGTTAACAGCAGTTTGCTCTCCATATATTTTGGTGACATTTTTTATAGAAATAGACATAAGTAATATACTTTTATTGTATAGTTTTGCAGACAAAGATAAGTTTTTATGGCTAATTTATTTGAGTTGGGCTTTTTTAGGTGAATTTATGGAGTTAAAAAAAGGTGTAGTTGTTCGTTCTACTGGTAGTTGGTATTCTGTTAGAGTAGATAAAGGTGAATTTTATGATGTTAGAATCAAAGGAAAATTCAGAAACAAAGGGATTAAAACAACTAATCCTATTGCCGTAGGAGATGAGGTCGTGTTTGAGTTAAGAGAAAATGGTGATGGGATAATTAATGAAATTCTACCAAGAAATAACTACATCATTAGAAAATCTGTTAATCTTTCTAAACAAGCACATATTATTGCAAGTAATATTGATCAAGCTTTATTATTAGTAACCATTGCCTCGCCATCAACTTCAACAGGTTTTATTGACCGGTTTTTAGTTACTGCCGAAGCTTATCATATACCTGTAACAATAGTTTTTAATAAAATAGACGCCTACTCCCAAAGTGAATTGGCAACGCTAAAAGAATGGAGAGGAGTTTATGAGAAAATAGGGTATAATTGTTTAGAAATCTCAGCAATAAATAAGGATGGGGTAGCTGAAGTTAAAGCGTTAATGAAAGATCAAACGACTTTACTTTCTGGCCATTCTGGTGTAGGAAAATCAACATTAGTAAATGCAATTGATGCTTCTCTAAATTTAAAAACAGCAAGTGTCTCTAATTCTCATAATAAAGGAAAGCATACGACAACATTTGCTGAAATGTTTGAATTAGAAATGGGTGGTTTTTTGATTGATACACCAGGGATTAAAGGGTTCGGTTTAGTAGAGTTTGATAGAGCAGATTTATCGCATTACTTTATTGAATTTAGGGAGTTTTTGCATGATTGTAAATTTAATAATTGTCAACATGTCAATGAACCAAAATGTGCCGTGATTAATGCGGTAAAGAAAGGCGAAATAGCAGCAT is from Flavobacteriales bacterium and encodes:
- the rsgA gene encoding ribosome small subunit-dependent GTPase A translates to MELKKGVVVRSTGSWYSVRVDKGEFYDVRIKGKFRNKGIKTTNPIAVGDEVVFELRENGDGIINEILPRNNYIIRKSVNLSKQAHIIASNIDQALLLVTIASPSTSTGFIDRFLVTAEAYHIPVTIVFNKIDAYSQSELATLKEWRGVYEKIGYNCLEISAINKDGVAEVKALMKDQTTLLSGHSGVGKSTLVNAIDASLNLKTASVSNSHNKGKHTTTFAEMFELEMGGFLIDTPGIKGFGLVEFDRADLSHYFIEFREFLHDCKFNNCQHVNEPKCAVINAVKKGEIAAFRYQNYLMMWNEDENEIYRTENY
- the gldA gene encoding gliding motility-associated ABC transporter ATP-binding subunit GldA, with product MSISIKNVTKIYGEQTAVNDISFEIQSGEIVGFLGPNGAGKSTTMKMITTYIPQNSGTISICGIDTIKKPLEVKEKVGYLPEHNPLYTDMYVKEYLLFLARLHRIDTPKERVKEMIHAVGLDKEQNKKIGTLSKGYRQRVGLAQAMLHNPEVLILDEPTSGLDPNQLVEIRALIKSFAKDKTVLLSTHIMQEVEAICDRIIIINDGNIVANDQINSIKSKESNKQLIKVTFDSKITPKDFTDKKTSAKHFKDNTWFFETSNKEDLRKHIAKVAQEKGLLILEMQQEKEDLESIFKKLTK